One Miscanthus floridulus cultivar M001 chromosome 11, ASM1932011v1, whole genome shotgun sequence DNA window includes the following coding sequences:
- the LOC136492906 gene encoding uncharacterized protein → MQRQLSISSMPKLLPEEGAIGDDDDVEAKPEKAPAPRSSGKERSVHLIPLIVVLCFLLLFLCSHDPSPSDMSSFGKKAGSAKVRLL, encoded by the exons ATGCAGAGGCAGCTGAGCATCTCTTCGATGCCCAAGCTACTGCCGGAGGAAGGCGCCAtcggtgacgacgacgacgtcgagGCGAAGCCCGAGAAGGCGCCGGCCCCGCGGTCGTCGGGGAAGGAGCGGTCCGTGCACCTCATACCGCTCATCGTCGTGCTCTGCTTCCTCCTGCTCTTCCTCTGCTCCCACGACCCCTCTCCTTCTG ATATGTCGAGTTTTGGGAAGAAGGCTGGGAGCGCGAAGGTCAGGTTGCTCTGA
- the LOC136493582 gene encoding binding partner of ACD11 1-like has product MATSTLSTVKVSNVSLKAAQRDIKEFFSFSGDIVHVEMQSGDGLSQVAYITFKDNQGAETAMLLTGATIVDMAVIVTPANDYELPASVLAALEPKDTKPSALQKAEDIVGTMLAKGFILGRDALDKAKALDEKHQLTSTATARVSSFDKRIGLSEKISVGTSVVNDKVKEMDQKYQVSEKTKSALAAAEQSVSTAGSAIMKNRYVLTGAAWVTGAFSKVTSAANDVGAKAKEKIAVEQEHKNAEAGPAQANISEIPATHRELDSEFMKIHVAETPEEIPISTVTVPAVTDEEPSEASPPADVPKKPEAAQGLVI; this is encoded by the exons ATGGCG ACAAGCACGCTTAGTACCGTGAAGGTGAGCAATGTATCACTGAAAGCAGCACAGCGTGATATAAAGGAATTCTTTTCCTTTTCTGGCGACATTGTGCATGTTGAAATGCAGAG TGGCGATGGGCTTTCTCAAGTTGCCTACATTACTTTTAAAGACAATCAAGGAGCTGAGACGGCAATGCTTCTCACG GGGGCCACAATAGTTGATATGGCTGTAATTGTCACGCCAGCCAATGACTATGAGCTACCAGCTTCTGTTTTAGCTGCTCTTGAG CCCAAAGACACAAAACCTTCTGCCCTTCAAAAGGCTGAGGACATTGTTGGGACCATGCTGGCAAAGGGATTTATCCTTGGTAGGGATGCACTGGACAAAGCAAAAGCTTTGGATGAGAAGCATCAACTCACGTCAACTGCCACAGCTAGAGTATCTTCCTTTGACAAGAGAATCGGCCTAAGTGAGAAGATCAGTGTTGGTACTTCAGTTGTAAATGATAAAGTGAAGGAAATGGATCAGAAATACCAAGTCTCTGAGAAGACAAAGTCAGCACTGGCAGCTGCTGAACAGAGTGTCTCGACTGCCGGATCTGCTATCATGAAGAACAGGTATGTCCTCACCGGAGCAGCATGGGTAACTGGTGCTTTCAGCAAGGTCACCAGTGCAGCCAACGATGTCGGTGCAAAGGCTAAGGAGAAGATAGCAGTTGAGCAGGAGCACAAGAATGCTGAGGCCGGGCCTGCACAAGCAAACATCTCAGAGATCCCTGCAACACACAGGGAATTGGACAGCGAATTCATGAAGATACATGTTGCTGAAACCCCTGAAGAAATTCCCATCTCTACGGTGACTGTCCCTGCTGTTACAGATGAGGAGCCCAGCGAGGCCTCTCCACCAGCTGATGTTCCTAAAAAGCCAGAAGCTGCGCAGGGTTTGGTAATATAA